From the genome of Fibrobacter sp. UWB15, one region includes:
- a CDS encoding tetratricopeptide repeat protein, with translation MRLLVFLMCLLAAGLWARPINDGNKLFKNGDYAGALEKYMKARESEPANPLLFYNIGTCQYKLGNYDEAKKELESAVRMPDKGMAAKAAYNLANTHFRMGEKAAEGSERIAAWRESVAYLKKAIDLDNTFENAKKNVEIVQRKLKEELDKQKQNQDQNQDNNDQKQPPLSDKAKEVLARALQLCKDGKYAEAKEMLENLIAEDETAGQLSGHVQRIDDVIEIKAGRKPKAKIDASNTDNDLEVI, from the coding sequence ATGCGTTTACTTGTTTTTTTGATGTGTTTACTTGCTGCCGGGCTGTGGGCGCGCCCCATTAATGACGGCAATAAATTGTTTAAGAACGGCGACTACGCCGGTGCGCTCGAAAAGTACATGAAGGCCCGTGAATCGGAGCCTGCAAACCCGCTTTTGTTCTACAATATCGGAACTTGCCAGTACAAGCTCGGCAACTATGACGAAGCCAAGAAAGAGCTTGAGAGCGCCGTGCGCATGCCCGATAAGGGTATGGCGGCGAAAGCAGCCTACAATTTGGCGAATACGCATTTCCGCATGGGCGAAAAAGCGGCTGAAGGTAGCGAACGCATTGCTGCCTGGCGTGAATCGGTGGCATACCTGAAAAAGGCGATTGACCTCGACAATACTTTTGAAAATGCGAAGAAGAACGTGGAAATCGTTCAGCGCAAACTGAAAGAAGAACTCGACAAGCAAAAGCAGAATCAGGACCAGAATCAGGATAACAACGACCAAAAGCAGCCGCCCCTGAGCGACAAGGCCAAGGAAGTTCTGGCCCGAGCCCTGCAACTTTGCAAAGACGGCAAGTACGCCGAAGCAAAGGAAATGCTCGAGAACCTGATTGCCGAAGACGAGACCGCCGGCCAGCTCAGCGGACACGTGCAGCGCATTGACGACGTCATCGAAATCAAGGCCGGCCGCAAGCCCAAGGCGAAGATTGACGCCAGTAACACCGACAACGACCTGGAGGTAATCTAA
- a CDS encoding NPCBM/NEW2 domain-containing protein, with the protein MRLPIKSTLKNLVTAILEKIKGCFRQDSFALWGLLVILLNFVMLHGIGFASDLTFWRHWVTDLQQGVGNFTGNYPPLYVLWLRVVGCIYQITGLNMDLEYELKQFCLFPVILAHISLAHFVWLRIHKKSWLPEVKTIVMLLVVANPAFYLDGPIWGQVDVLPVTFCVWGLWYASRPKTYGLGMALFMLGLLTKFQMIMFLPVFGALSLRYRKVMWQGLLSMTGVFLLVFLPFIIAGNFSKEFAQAYLSTIDEYPYASMNAGNLWMVFSGNMTPQSRPIFEWAPSFMNPGLLGKIFFVVISVAVMALTFFKRLPVSRVMTLAALNALAFFMILPCMHERYVLAAAVVAIAGVACKNRPVVIWAVLLSMVAFLNISMMTSIRGSALWYWIAMTGIVVMLAYMVHTFAPAALDKALLVCGKVKLPALVPYALFALIYLVDVGGSYLQQAKTAYHLKKGESFVYDLKLLHQSQGYGNTNIGKTVDNNPLHLNGTLYLNGIGSHAPSKHVYALPENASRFTVTCGVDDESGNGVVEFIVRVDDKEIWRSGRMEGRQTATADLDIRGGKKISLETDELGSKNFDHIDWVNPVVHVD; encoded by the coding sequence ATGCGTTTACCGATAAAGTCTACATTGAAAAATCTTGTGACGGCTATTCTTGAAAAAATCAAGGGTTGTTTTAGACAAGATTCCTTTGCCCTTTGGGGATTGCTGGTTATTCTGCTCAATTTCGTGATGCTGCACGGAATCGGGTTCGCATCGGATTTGACGTTCTGGCGCCATTGGGTAACTGACTTGCAGCAGGGTGTCGGGAACTTTACCGGCAACTACCCGCCGCTTTATGTGTTGTGGCTTCGCGTGGTCGGGTGCATTTACCAGATTACCGGCCTCAACATGGATCTGGAATATGAACTCAAGCAGTTCTGCCTTTTCCCGGTGATTTTAGCCCACATTTCGCTGGCGCATTTTGTGTGGTTGCGCATTCATAAAAAGAGCTGGCTTCCCGAAGTCAAAACCATCGTGATGCTCCTGGTGGTGGCAAACCCGGCGTTTTACCTGGACGGCCCCATTTGGGGACAGGTCGACGTATTGCCGGTGACGTTCTGCGTGTGGGGACTTTGGTATGCCTCTCGCCCCAAGACGTACGGCCTAGGCATGGCTCTGTTTATGCTTGGACTTTTGACGAAGTTCCAGATGATTATGTTCTTGCCGGTGTTCGGAGCTCTTTCTCTGCGTTACCGCAAGGTGATGTGGCAAGGACTTCTCTCGATGACGGGCGTGTTCCTGCTGGTGTTCTTGCCGTTTATTATCGCGGGAAACTTTAGCAAGGAATTTGCCCAGGCTTACCTGAGTACGATCGACGAATATCCTTATGCATCGATGAATGCAGGTAACTTGTGGATGGTATTCTCGGGGAACATGACGCCGCAATCCAGGCCGATTTTCGAATGGGCGCCCTCGTTCATGAATCCGGGCCTGCTAGGAAAGATTTTCTTTGTGGTTATTTCGGTCGCGGTAATGGCATTGACCTTCTTCAAGCGCTTGCCGGTATCGCGCGTGATGACCTTGGCGGCATTGAATGCGTTAGCCTTCTTTATGATTTTGCCTTGCATGCACGAACGTTATGTGCTTGCCGCCGCTGTCGTTGCCATTGCAGGAGTCGCCTGCAAGAATCGCCCGGTGGTGATTTGGGCGGTACTCCTTTCGATGGTCGCCTTCTTGAACATTTCGATGATGACATCCATTCGCGGAAGCGCGCTCTGGTATTGGATTGCCATGACGGGAATCGTGGTAATGCTTGCCTACATGGTGCATACGTTTGCGCCGGCTGCACTCGACAAGGCTTTGCTGGTATGCGGCAAGGTGAAGTTGCCCGCACTTGTGCCGTATGCATTGTTTGCCTTGATTTATTTGGTAGATGTGGGCGGGAGCTATTTGCAGCAGGCAAAGACTGCTTACCACCTCAAGAAGGGTGAAAGCTTTGTTTATGACTTGAAATTGCTACACCAGTCTCAAGGCTACGGCAACACGAATATCGGCAAAACGGTCGACAATAATCCATTGCATTTGAACGGAACGCTTTACCTGAACGGAATCGGATCGCATGCGCCGTCGAAACATGTTTATGCGCTTCCGGAAAACGCTTCTCGCTTTACCGTGACTTGTGGCGTTGATGACGAATCGGGCAACGGTGTGGTAGAATTTATCGTGCGTGTCGACGACAAGGAAATCTGGCGTAGCGGGCGTATGGAAGGCCGCCAGACGGCAACTGCCGACTTGGACATTCGTGGTGGTAAAAAAATTTCTCTTGAAACCGATGAACTGGGCTCCAAAAATTTCGACCACATTGACTGGGTGAACCCGGTGGTGCATGTAGATTAA
- a CDS encoding M18 family aminopeptidase, whose translation MEYFEFLNKSVTPYHTVEALKALFDAKCGKNTRFFERGGALIAVRAPMQICSDSQFRIALAHTDFPTLKITPNPDHVAAGIQTLHPEIYGSPIYTSWLDRDLGYAGLLAYEMNEKVQTMLFRGNKFVRIPQLAVHLNRGVNQDGLKVNPQTDLNALWTASVGTKFTDILQQEVPQGGKLLDFDVQLFDAQPAQFGGLENEWIYSGRLDNLSSCHAIAEAFAAGHPLEKDFQVAAFFNNEEVGSETREGAGSNFLKSVLELSLRENCAAERIQLDSMLAASLALSIDMAHAEHPNFVQKHEPNHAPVLGGGVVLKMNSQKRYASDVFSNARFKLLCEQNNVPCQTFVMRNDMPCGSTVGPAISASLGIPTVDIGEPMLSMHSIREMTAVKDHEKMTSLLFAFWK comes from the coding sequence ATGGAATACTTTGAATTTTTGAACAAATCGGTGACTCCGTACCATACGGTAGAGGCCTTAAAGGCCCTTTTTGACGCAAAATGTGGAAAAAACACCCGTTTTTTTGAACGCGGTGGTGCCTTGATTGCCGTAAGAGCTCCAATGCAAATTTGTTCGGACTCGCAGTTTAGGATTGCCCTCGCCCATACGGATTTCCCGACTTTGAAAATCACCCCCAACCCTGATCACGTTGCCGCAGGAATTCAAACACTGCATCCTGAAATTTACGGAAGCCCCATTTACACCAGCTGGCTGGATCGAGACCTGGGTTACGCTGGATTACTCGCCTATGAAATGAACGAAAAAGTCCAGACAATGTTGTTCCGTGGAAATAAATTTGTCCGCATTCCGCAACTGGCAGTTCACCTGAATCGAGGAGTCAACCAAGACGGTCTCAAAGTGAACCCGCAGACCGATTTAAACGCCTTGTGGACCGCAAGCGTCGGTACAAAGTTTACAGATATATTACAACAGGAAGTCCCGCAAGGCGGAAAACTATTGGATTTTGACGTGCAGCTCTTTGACGCGCAGCCTGCGCAGTTTGGCGGACTCGAAAACGAATGGATTTACTCGGGTCGCCTTGACAACCTGAGCAGTTGCCACGCCATTGCCGAAGCCTTTGCTGCCGGCCACCCCCTAGAAAAGGACTTTCAGGTGGCAGCCTTCTTCAATAACGAAGAGGTTGGTTCCGAAACCCGCGAAGGTGCCGGAAGCAATTTCTTGAAAAGTGTGTTGGAATTGTCGCTGCGAGAAAATTGTGCGGCCGAAAGAATTCAACTGGATTCGATGCTTGCTGCAAGCCTTGCGCTTTCTATCGACATGGCCCATGCCGAACACCCGAACTTTGTGCAAAAGCATGAACCCAACCACGCTCCCGTTCTGGGTGGAGGCGTGGTACTGAAGATGAATTCTCAAAAGCGCTATGCCAGTGACGTGTTTTCGAACGCCCGTTTCAAGCTGCTTTGTGAACAAAATAATGTCCCGTGCCAGACTTTCGTGATGCGTAACGATATGCCCTGCGGCTCGACGGTTGGCCCCGCCATTTCGGCCTCGCTCGGGATCCCGACGGTAGACATTGGCGAGCCCATGCTCAGCATGCACAGTATTCGAGAGATGACCGCGGTCAAGGATCACGAAAAAATGACAAGTCTGCTTTTTGCGTTTTGGAAATAG
- a CDS encoding MlaD family protein: MAFKPFKRINWMEMSGLLVGIFFAVAVMVFGIVLYAKLFSSGMIGVEEYHLYSRFEKAFGLRPGTQVLISGVNVGRIDSMTVEGEGVRIGFIIRKQYQSLITDSAKVFAMRDQNMIAARVINIDIRRGKGTVLEDGGFLPPEESQDIETVLEKVDMVLGRVNGLIDAADTILGMAKDTGTTIGALFGSRLLYDNLNRQLMRLDDITYQGTKVLHQASGLFDTIQYHVPVLLEKVDTIATTVSEMMVEVRPLPQKVDNVMGRVDGLMGQVDKTFGRVDGLLNEVSLVTSGLSDFMEATEQTLQNADDLMAGVSNMWIVKRSMPNQDSVPFMVETLW; the protein is encoded by the coding sequence ATGGCTTTTAAACCATTTAAGCGTATCAATTGGATGGAAATGTCCGGCCTCTTGGTCGGTATCTTCTTTGCCGTTGCCGTGATGGTTTTTGGCATTGTGCTTTATGCAAAGCTTTTCTCCTCCGGCATGATCGGTGTGGAAGAATACCACCTATATAGCCGCTTCGAAAAGGCATTCGGTCTTCGCCCGGGCACCCAAGTCCTGATTAGCGGTGTGAATGTGGGCCGTATCGACAGTATGACCGTCGAAGGGGAAGGTGTCAGGATCGGTTTTATTATCCGAAAGCAGTACCAGAGCTTGATTACAGATAGCGCCAAGGTGTTCGCCATGCGCGACCAAAACATGATTGCGGCGCGTGTGATTAACATTGACATTCGCCGTGGTAAAGGCACCGTATTGGAAGATGGCGGTTTTTTGCCACCAGAAGAGTCGCAGGATATCGAAACCGTCTTGGAAAAAGTGGACATGGTTCTGGGCCGCGTAAACGGTTTGATCGATGCTGCTGACACCATTCTCGGTATGGCCAAGGATACGGGTACAACCATTGGTGCTCTGTTTGGTTCCAGACTTTTGTACGACAACTTGAACCGTCAGCTCATGCGTCTTGACGATATTACTTACCAAGGCACAAAAGTTTTGCACCAGGCATCCGGTTTGTTCGATACTATCCAATATCACGTTCCGGTCTTGCTTGAAAAGGTGGATACCATTGCAACGACTGTCTCTGAAATGATGGTTGAGGTCAGGCCCTTGCCACAAAAGGTGGACAACGTGATGGGCCGCGTCGATGGCTTGATGGGTCAGGTGGATAAAACCTTTGGCCGTGTCGATGGACTCCTGAACGAGGTAAGCCTCGTTACTTCTGGACTTTCGGACTTTATGGAAGCAACGGAGCAGACGCTCCAGAATGCAGACGACTTGATGGCTGGCGTTTCGAACATGTGGATTGTGAAGCGTTCCATGCCTAACCAAGATTCCGTGCCCTTTATGGTGGAGACGTTATGGTAA
- the pyrF gene encoding orotidine-5'-phosphate decarboxylase produces MNFQARLEERIAKCGNPICLGMDPVMKLIDPCCPEGTAEDKIKRFYSEILECCLKRNVTPAVVKPNSAYYECVSVQAMLVLQQLIADYKSAGIPVILDAKRGDIGKSSAAYATAAYDVYKADAVTVSPWMGADSVGPFIRENSENGAYVLLRTSNKGAHDFQDLPVVRSDDPRDNAEAFYSVADKIMEWDANLGYLGAVVGATHPEELEKITAYTVAHKHEIPFLIPGVSIPGVPGGQGGDAKTVLTAIANGGGKRKFHVLNSSSGLNFAYQRSGKPENFASDCVDALEKLAEACNF; encoded by the coding sequence ATGAACTTCCAGGCTCGTTTAGAAGAACGTATCGCCAAGTGCGGTAACCCGATTTGCCTCGGCATGGATCCGGTCATGAAGTTGATCGACCCGTGCTGCCCTGAAGGTACTGCCGAAGACAAGATTAAGCGTTTTTATTCCGAAATTCTGGAATGCTGTTTAAAGCGTAACGTGACGCCCGCCGTAGTCAAGCCGAACAGCGCTTACTACGAATGCGTGAGCGTGCAGGCGATGCTCGTGCTGCAGCAGCTGATTGCCGACTACAAGAGCGCCGGCATCCCCGTTATTTTGGATGCAAAGCGCGGTGATATCGGCAAGTCGAGCGCGGCCTACGCAACTGCCGCTTACGATGTGTACAAGGCCGATGCCGTGACGGTGTCTCCTTGGATGGGTGCCGATTCCGTTGGCCCGTTCATCCGCGAAAATTCCGAAAACGGTGCGTACGTCTTGCTCCGCACGAGCAACAAGGGCGCCCATGACTTCCAGGACTTGCCGGTGGTCCGCAGCGACGACCCGCGCGACAACGCCGAAGCCTTCTATTCCGTGGCTGACAAGATTATGGAATGGGACGCGAACCTCGGCTACCTCGGTGCCGTGGTCGGTGCAACACATCCTGAAGAACTCGAAAAGATTACCGCCTACACGGTTGCACATAAGCACGAAATTCCGTTCCTGATTCCGGGTGTTTCTATTCCTGGTGTTCCGGGCGGTCAGGGTGGTGACGCGAAGACCGTGCTTACGGCAATCGCCAACGGCGGTGGCAAACGCAAGTTCCACGTGCTCAACAGCTCGAGCGGACTTAACTTTGCCTACCAGCGCAGCGGCAAGCCCGAAAACTTCGCAAGCGATTGCGTTGACGCTCTCGAAAAACTCGCAGAGGCCTGCAACTTCTAA
- a CDS encoding RNA methyltransferase — translation MSEENKNRTVKVTLDRKFGVSEKPERRPRRDDDREERGGREGRSFDRGERKFGDRKPFGDRDRGDRREGRFDRERRPRRDGDDRGSFGSREGRRPFGDRGRFGGDRRPRREFASAGAPIYRQRPEEQKEEVEEVLDEAALEARVAQAEASEDSNFNPPWYKKLLALTTEKGREREGKFLGEGVHVVQELVSNHRELVMGVYVTEAFNDEALIEQINEAEIRLNVLTDEQMKRLSSTMTTQGVIAVARIASKKPVYESSRSVITLVDAVQDPGNLGTIFRTSLGFGSDGMILGRGTVSPFNPKVVRGSSGTFLRVPFEFDVDLVDQINFLRSKGYTIIATDLHAKQSLRQIPTNKLRKMAFLVGNEGAGTNPYFIELADETVKIPMSSELESLNVAVAHGILSYEAAQIQEELK, via the coding sequence ATGAGCGAAGAAAATAAAAACCGCACCGTAAAAGTGACTCTGGACCGTAAGTTCGGAGTGAGCGAAAAGCCTGAACGTCGTCCGCGCCGCGACGATGACCGTGAAGAACGCGGTGGCCGCGAAGGCCGTTCTTTTGACCGTGGCGAACGTAAGTTTGGCGACCGTAAGCCGTTTGGTGACCGCGATCGTGGCGACCGCCGCGAAGGCCGCTTTGACCGTGAACGCCGTCCGCGTCGCGACGGTGATGACCGTGGCTCCTTCGGAAGCCGCGAAGGTCGCCGCCCGTTCGGTGACAGGGGTCGCTTTGGTGGCGACCGTCGCCCGCGCCGCGAATTCGCTTCTGCAGGGGCTCCGATTTACCGCCAGCGCCCCGAAGAACAGAAAGAAGAAGTCGAAGAAGTATTGGACGAAGCCGCACTCGAAGCACGCGTGGCACAGGCCGAAGCCAGCGAAGATTCCAACTTCAACCCGCCTTGGTACAAGAAGCTTTTGGCTCTCACTACCGAAAAGGGCCGCGAACGCGAAGGCAAGTTCCTTGGCGAAGGCGTGCATGTGGTGCAGGAACTCGTGAGCAATCACCGCGAACTCGTGATGGGCGTCTATGTGACCGAAGCCTTTAACGACGAAGCCCTGATTGAACAAATTAACGAAGCCGAAATCAGACTGAACGTGCTCACCGATGAACAGATGAAGCGTCTGTCTTCGACCATGACCACACAGGGCGTGATTGCCGTTGCCCGCATAGCAAGCAAGAAGCCGGTTTATGAATCGAGCCGCAGCGTGATTACGCTTGTGGACGCCGTGCAGGATCCGGGTAACCTCGGAACGATTTTCCGCACGAGCCTCGGCTTTGGCTCTGACGGTATGATTCTTGGCCGCGGCACCGTGAGCCCGTTCAACCCAAAGGTGGTGCGCGGTTCCTCGGGAACCTTCCTCCGCGTGCCTTTTGAATTCGACGTGGATCTCGTGGACCAGATCAACTTTTTGCGCAGCAAGGGTTACACTATTATCGCAACCGATTTGCATGCCAAGCAGTCCCTACGCCAGATTCCTACGAACAAGCTCCGCAAGATGGCATTCCTCGTGGGTAACGAAGGTGCTGGCACCAACCCGTACTTCATTGAACTTGCCGACGAAACGGTGAAGATCCCGATGAGCAGCGAACTCGAATCCTTGAACGTCGCTGTCGCTCACGGTATTTTGAGCTACGAAGCCGCCCAGATTCAAGAGGAACTTAAGTAA
- the dxs gene encoding 1-deoxy-D-xylulose-5-phosphate synthase: protein MDLKNIKSPQDIKHCSVEELYHLASQIRETIIGQVAKHGGHLASSLGVVELTLALHYVFNAPDDKIVWDVGHQAYVHKLLTGRFDRFETLRQQGGISGFLKRNESEYDCYGAGHATTSISAALGFAVARDHFKRKNSVVAVIGDGSMTGGMAYEAINNAGLSKQNMTIILNDNKMSIAPNVGNFSKYLNRVISDPVYNKMRSDLDRLMKRLPGILGSRFRDLFLQAERAAKTAVKPGRFFEDLGIRYFGPIDGHDINELIMLLQRVKEQPGPCLVHILTEKGRGLDAAVKNPTKWHGIGPFDPESGLPLAPGKPNPSLTHVFGQTLLELAKKDDRIIGITAAMPTGCGMDIVAKELPDRVIDVGIAEEHALTFASGLACDGVVPVVAIYSSFMQRAYDQIMHDIALQNLHVVMVLDRAGLVGADGPTHHGAFDLSFLRTVPGITILAPSNENELRDMVRASIDMKGPVAIRYPRGTALEEHLKPAPETVDVKLPKVLEEGKDILLLGAGFMTNELKKTAAVLRENGKNPTVVDARIIKPLDTEAYRKLFDAHKVIVTLEDNTLVGGFGSAVAELIADLGLEGKRLLRFGLPDHFVEQGEIPALFKLLKIDGESVAKQIMEKV, encoded by the coding sequence ATGGACCTTAAGAATATCAAGTCCCCCCAGGACATAAAGCATTGCTCTGTCGAGGAGCTTTATCACCTGGCGTCGCAGATCCGCGAGACCATCATCGGTCAAGTGGCGAAGCATGGCGGTCACCTGGCTTCTAGCCTGGGTGTCGTGGAACTGACGCTTGCCTTGCATTACGTGTTCAATGCTCCTGACGATAAAATCGTGTGGGACGTAGGGCACCAAGCTTACGTGCACAAGCTTTTGACGGGACGTTTCGACCGTTTCGAGACGCTTCGCCAGCAGGGAGGCATTTCCGGATTCTTGAAGAGGAACGAAAGCGAGTACGACTGCTACGGCGCCGGACACGCGACGACCTCTATTTCTGCCGCCCTCGGCTTTGCCGTGGCGCGCGACCACTTCAAGCGCAAGAACAGCGTGGTCGCAGTCATCGGTGACGGCTCCATGACGGGCGGTATGGCTTACGAAGCCATCAACAACGCCGGTCTTTCGAAGCAGAACATGACCATCATCTTGAATGACAACAAGATGAGCATCGCCCCCAACGTGGGTAACTTCAGCAAGTACCTGAACCGCGTGATTTCGGACCCGGTCTACAACAAGATGCGTTCGGACTTGGACCGCCTGATGAAGCGCCTTCCGGGAATTTTGGGATCGCGTTTCCGTGACTTGTTCCTGCAGGCGGAACGCGCCGCGAAGACTGCGGTAAAGCCGGGACGCTTCTTTGAAGATTTAGGCATCCGTTATTTTGGCCCGATCGATGGTCACGACATTAACGAACTGATTATGCTGTTGCAGCGCGTCAAGGAACAGCCGGGCCCGTGCCTGGTGCATATCTTGACCGAAAAGGGACGCGGGCTTGATGCAGCCGTGAAGAACCCGACCAAGTGGCACGGCATTGGACCTTTCGACCCCGAAAGCGGACTCCCGCTTGCTCCGGGAAAGCCGAACCCGTCACTCACGCATGTGTTCGGGCAGACGTTGCTTGAACTCGCGAAGAAGGATGACCGCATTATCGGCATTACGGCTGCCATGCCTACCGGTTGCGGTATGGACATTGTGGCGAAGGAACTTCCGGACCGCGTGATTGACGTGGGCATTGCCGAAGAACATGCACTCACGTTTGCTTCGGGCCTTGCCTGCGACGGCGTGGTTCCGGTGGTCGCGATTTATTCGAGCTTTATGCAGCGCGCCTACGACCAGATTATGCACGACATCGCCTTGCAGAACTTGCATGTGGTGATGGTGCTTGACCGTGCGGGCCTGGTCGGTGCCGATGGCCCGACCCACCATGGCGCGTTCGACTTGTCATTCTTGCGCACGGTGCCGGGTATCACCATCTTGGCGCCGAGCAACGAAAACGAACTGCGCGACATGGTGCGCGCGTCTATCGACATGAAGGGCCCTGTCGCAATCCGATATCCGCGCGGGACCGCACTGGAAGAACACCTGAAACCCGCTCCCGAAACCGTGGACGTGAAGCTCCCGAAGGTTCTGGAAGAAGGCAAGGACATCTTGCTCCTGGGTGCAGGATTCATGACGAACGAACTCAAGAAGACGGCTGCCGTTCTCCGCGAAAACGGCAAGAACCCGACGGTCGTGGATGCACGCATTATCAAGCCGCTGGATACCGAGGCTTACCGCAAACTCTTTGACGCCCACAAGGTGATTGTGACGCTTGAAGACAACACGCTGGTAGGCGGTTTCGGTTCTGCCGTGGCTGAACTTATTGCAGATCTCGGACTCGAAGGCAAGCGCCTGTTGCGCTTTGGCCTGCCGGATCATTTTGTGGAACAGGGCGAAATTCCTGCCTTGTTCAAGCTTTTGAAAATTGACGGGGAATCCGTCGCCAAACAAATCATGGAAAAAGTATGA
- a CDS encoding polyprenyl synthetase family protein translates to METLEKEAAVALDYLSRISKEAEKKFDEFLPPVADRPKRLHEAMRYSMFAGGKRLRPALVRAAFDMFGGKGESVDYAMSALEMIHTFSLIHDDLPCIDNDDFRRGKPTSHKQFGEATAVMAGDALCVLAFELMGKTGNAKAIEVLAHLLSTYGLIGGEMIDIECEGKKVDLDTVDYIHYHKTAALIEAALQVGAMLAGADDKSIEAIRDYGRAIGLAFQIVDDILDIVSTTEELGKDAGSDIEKGKATYPALVGLDKSRERAHELYEESLKALDGLKCDTTILRSIAAFIITRVN, encoded by the coding sequence ATGGAAACCCTTGAAAAAGAAGCGGCTGTTGCCCTCGATTACCTGTCCCGCATCTCAAAAGAAGCGGAAAAGAAGTTTGATGAATTTTTGCCGCCCGTAGCCGACCGTCCGAAAAGGCTCCACGAGGCGATGCGTTATTCGATGTTTGCAGGCGGCAAGAGGCTCCGCCCGGCACTGGTGCGTGCTGCATTCGACATGTTCGGCGGCAAGGGCGAATCGGTGGACTACGCCATGAGCGCCCTTGAAATGATTCACACCTTCTCCCTCATTCACGATGACCTGCCCTGCATCGACAACGATGACTTTAGGCGCGGAAAGCCCACGAGCCATAAGCAGTTCGGCGAAGCCACCGCCGTCATGGCGGGCGATGCCCTTTGCGTTTTGGCTTTTGAACTGATGGGCAAGACGGGCAATGCGAAGGCGATCGAAGTGCTTGCGCACCTGCTCAGCACCTACGGCCTTATCGGTGGCGAAATGATCGACATCGAGTGTGAAGGCAAGAAGGTGGACCTTGATACGGTTGATTACATCCATTACCACAAGACGGCGGCCCTCATCGAGGCGGCTCTCCAGGTGGGTGCGATGCTTGCCGGTGCCGACGACAAGTCTATCGAGGCTATCCGCGACTACGGCCGCGCCATCGGCCTTGCATTCCAGATTGTGGACGACATTCTGGACATTGTTTCTACGACCGAAGAACTGGGCAAGGATGCCGGTTCCGACATCGAAAAGGGGAAGGCGACATACCCGGCTCTCGTGGGTCTCGACAAGTCCCGCGAGCGTGCACACGAACTGTACGAGGAATCGCTCAAGGCTTTGGATGGCCTCAAGTGCGACACCACGATTCTGCGCTCCATTGCCGCATTCATCATTACCAGGGTTAACTAA